CATCGTCAGGTTgctattaaaagaatataaataattccTTCTATATGTATTTGTGTTATATCGTTTCACTTTGGAGTATGTGTTCTCAGGTTCGAAAGTACATCAGAAGTATTTTGAAGCCGGGGATGCTAATGATTGACATTTGTGAGACGTTGGAAGATACAGTTCGCAAACTGATATCTGAGAATGGTCTTCAGGCTGGGATTGCATTCCCAACCGGATGTTCTTTGAACTGGTAACTGCTCCCCGCAgtcgttaattttttttttgtgtcttaattttttttattatatattcttcCCATACGTATTTGCGCTGATATTACACTACTTCATCAGGGTTGCTGCACACTGGACTCCAAATTCTGGAGATAAAACTGTACTTCAGTACGACGATGTGATGAAATTAGATTTTGGAACTCATATTGATGGTGATTTCCCTTGATcgattttaatatttctttttggTTTAGCTTTTTTATACagtatctttatttttaattttacccCCTTGCAGGACGCATTGTCGATTGTGCATTTACAGTTGCATTTAATCCCATGTTTGATCCCCTGCTTGAAGCTTCCAGAGAAGCGACAAATACTGGTATTAAGGTATTAACGCCAAAATTTGTTGGAATTTTTGTATTGATGACCTCCATTTATGCTTACAAATGATAATTGGATAAATTTGATTACCATAGGAGTCTGGAATTGATGTTCGTCTCTGTGATGTTGGTGCTGCAATCCAAGAAGTTATGGAATCTTATGAAGTTGAGATTAATGGGAAAGTCTTCCAAGGTTTATTCTTCTGCTCTtgcattataataataaaaatcttttcTAATTCTTCGATAAAGGAGTAATCTTAAATTTGCTagtttcataaaataatataacattccAGTACCAGTATGAATGTGACCATTTAGCTATTTGATTTGGTTGACAGTTAAAAGTGTTAGAAACTTGAATGGACACAGCATTGGGCCATATCAGATTCATGCTGGGAAATCTGTTCCAATAGTGAAGGGAGGAGAACAGACCAAAATGGAAGAGGGTGAATTTTTTGCAATCGAGACGTTTGGTTCAACAGGTGATGAATGTGTTCCCGGCGACCCTATACATAAAGTAGAGTAGAGGAGGCATTACTAATAAACAGGAAATCATAATATAACGATTGGGGGAATTTGTGTGTTAAATTCACAGGGAAAGGGCATGTGAGAGAAGATCTGGAATGCAGCCATTACATGAAGAATTTTGATGCTGGGCATATTCCTCTGCGATTGCCGAGAGCAAAGCAGTTGCTGGCTACAATAAACAAGAATTTCTCTACCTTGGCCTTCTGCAGACGTTATTTGGATCGAATTGGGGAGACCAAATATCTCATGGCACTGAAGAACTTGTGTGATGCTAATGTTATTCAGGtattattgtaaattaaacTGTTTTCTTGTTTCTTGTTTCTTGTTTCTTATGTGTTGTtatcataattaaaaatgtatatattttggCAGCCTTATCCTCCCCTTTGTGACATAAAGGGCAGCTATGTATCTCAGTTTGAGCACACCATTTTACTGCGGCCTACATGCAAGGAGGTGATATCAAGAGGGGACGACGGCTTTTAAAACTGGATGGATGGCAAATACACTGTATTTGTATATGAACATTCTGATATTCGTCGTAAACAGAAAACAATCCAATTTTTGCTTGTACTACCCTTTTCTGTCTGTTGTTTCCTACCCAGTTCAACAACTGCtttgtcttttttattagttttgaaaataattatggGATTCATGAGACTGCAATtttggagagaaaaaaaactttatttataatctacATATATACAGttgaattttattcaaaatgggAAGAAATTGATGGTTATTTTTTGATTTACGTGTAATACCCAGAAAagttcttctttcttctcatgATTTGAGATTTGCAACTCTAAACAACTCCTTTCCTGAAGTTTGGATGCtgttaaattcaatatataataatcactTTGAGGGTGAATTTTAGAATTCTGGTTGCCTTTTCAGCCAGCCAGCCAGCCACGCTTTCTAATATCAAAGACCAGTGGTGGAGATTTTTAGGGATTTGCTGGGGGCCTATATATCATTGGTTTATCTTTTGGACATTTCAAATCAACTCCAATTCCTTCTCCACTTGCAAGTATTCATTCATTCTAGCATGCCCAACTTCCTTTTCTCATGTTTTCCTCTTCCAACACTCCCTCCTTCAAAACATGGCTTCCTCTGCGTCTCTCTCGCCATTCAGCTCCAACTCTAAGAATTCTTCATGTCCGCTCTGTTTCCACCAATGATCTAGCTGTCCAACAACATCCTCATCTAAACTCTCTACCTATTATTGACCCCCCAAAAGGAAAGTATGATCCTTTTCCTCCTGAACCTGCTCAAAATTCCAATCCTCCTGAGGCTGCCGGAGGTGGGGAAGGAGACGGTTCCATATCTGGTATTCAGGTCCCGCGACAGGGATACATTTCTGTTCCAAACTCTGAGCTTTTAGACTCAATTTTGTTGATGTTTGAAACAGTAGAAGAAGTAGATCAATTCCTTCTCTTGTCTGCGTAAGTTTTTACACTTTTCGCGGCATTTCTGATTTTGTTACTGTTAGAGTTACGTTGTCATGAGACTATAGATTCATAGTACCATCTTCAATCGGACGACATAATTTCCCATGAAGGGAGgcttgattaataataaaaaaactatcttGAGCTTCTCgtttctaattataaatatggaGAAGTTAATTGCATTTGCAGGTGCTTGGATTCTGTTCTTCATGCTGAACATAAGATTATTTTAGAAGGTATGAGACGTGACTTTAATCTCATTGATGAAATAGAGAAGAAGCCACCACAAAATGGTGGTTCACATGAACAAGTTGTTACCAATGATGATACGGTCAACTCGACTAGAAATGATACACGCAGGATAAAAgagatggaagaagaagaactagAAGGCTATAACAGGACCAATGGCGCTGAGGCAATATTTACAGATTTTAGACTGGATTTGGGATATCTTTTTGGTTCTTCGACAAATACTTTCAATGATTCTTCAAACAAGTCCAGGTTTGATATATTACTATTTgcaggatttttattttatttttcaagcatAGTTTAAAACTGCTATTTAAATTTGACACCTGATGGAAAACTCCCGTTCTGccttttttttagtaatttttttttaaacagtcCTACTAGTGTTTTACACTTGACTAAATGAAGTTCATTGCTAAAGTTGTTCTCTTGTCCATACACAGTTGTCTTCTTTATTTCAAGTTATACTTTATATCCATCATGTCCACCTTATTATGTTTTAACAGCTCCCTCCTAGTTATTGCCTTTTATGCATTTGTTTGATGTCTCTCACAGTGCAAACTCTGTAGGATTGACGGAGCAAGTCGTTTCCAGGATTCTTTTGTGCAGCTTCTTAAAAATGCTCAATTTGAAGAACTCTCTGTCAGGGATTTGTCGTTGACGTCAGCTCTGAACAGTGATTATCTACTCACTTTACCGATTTATGTTGACTGGAAAAAAGCATCAGAATCTAATGCAATAATATTCAGGTATTCtagttgtttttgtttttttttatactgTACATTGATTTCGTTATGAGTACTTTAGTCTATGAATTGATGAATCTTTTACCTAGCAAGTTGTAGAAATGTAACATCTCCGTGGACCGGtacttcaaataaataaaaaatgaggatttcttaatatttataaaatgtacCAGAGTCGTCTAGCTTATACCCTAAAATATTCTTGGAAAGTACAAGAGTAACCCATTATAACTTTTGTAATAGTTGACATCAATATAGAAACAAAAACTCCATTTCAAATTTCTTCTAGGTTAGGACTAAATGCCGAAATTACAAAAAGACACTAAGCATGGTCATTACTAGAAACTTATCTGAATCATGATGTCCTCCAGTTATGACTTATAAAAAAACGAATTAACCAATGCTTGATAAAAGTTTCTAACAAAAAGGAAAATGTTCTTTTTGATATGCAATGAACTAGTCTCACAATGGAGAATGAGATGATCGCAAGAATTCTGTTGCAGCCATTATGTGTTCTGTAGCACCTCTGTAATATTCCAACCATCATAGGTTGTCCTCTATTCTTGCTACAATGTATTATCTCAAAAGTGTTTTTGGCTCGGGTTAAAGTGATATCTAGTTGCATGTATCTGTTTCGTTTCTCCTGCTTTTGCAGCTTTGATACGCAACTGACCTCATAGTTTTCAGGCGGGGTTACACCACAGAAAGGCAGAAAGGATTTCTTATTGGTGAAAAACTTGATTATTTGCAATCAAAACTTTTGCGGGCAATTTTTTCTACCTTAGCTAAACCATCGAGGAAAATTGGCTTATGGATAAATGAGGTAACTGTCTTAATCCTCTGAACAGTTGCACACAGTTTGATGTCACTAGTACATGAGTGACtaatatagtttttatttatgtgCTGAAGTAGGGAAATGATGAAAACACATGCATGAATGATAGTTTATGATTGACAGAGTTCCATATTCTCCATACCTTTCCATTCTAAACTTGTCATCCTGGGTTCACCAGGAAATGTCCTCTACTGGAGTAAAAAGCGAACCtgtaattttagtattttcgATTAGGTTTGTGAAAGCATAGTGGTGTCTATGCTTTCACCTTTCATTTTCACCATTACAATAACTACAAGAACATCCTCTTAACTGTATTTTGTTATTGCTTCAGAAACTATGCAATAGTAAGATATAATGTactatactttaaaaaaaaaggagaagaagataTAATGTTCTATAGTAGTCGTTATTGTTTTGTTGCTCAAATTTGACTTTTTTGTCTTCTTGCTTTTATATTAGGCTATTAAAAATGCTAATTGGGGCCATGATGCACAAGTTTGGATTGAGAAAGTAAATCTTTGGCTCAAGGAACTTCCCCTTCTCGAGAAGAAACACATAGCCagtgaatatatatttgatagcCCGCCAGAAGTTGGTAAACAAGCAGAAAACGATTCTCCTGTTTGGTTGAAAGCACAACGGGCAGTCGCTCGCTATGAAGGAATTCTCTCTTCAGTTGGACCCCGTGGCAGACTCTTGAGGAAGTTGCTTATATGGATTGGTATTATTCCCTCCTCGCCAACAAAAGATTTTGACTCAGACATTAGTGTACCTTCTTCCGAACCTTATTTAAGGTTTGATCTTGCTGCATCATTTGCTTTTTACTAGTTTCAATTGTTCTTACATGTCTCTATAACAGAAgttacaattcaattcattttcaaaaaaaaagaaaaagaagttaCAATTCGATTAATGTTATATAGTAGGtgcaaaatattattttgaatgtgGCCTAAAACTATAGgcaattattgttatttttattcatttttttggagtaacaaaatattgatttatGCTTAACTCATCAAATATGTTGATTAATATTCACACAGGCCATCTTTCATACCAAGGATAACACTTGGTGATATATGGGAACCTGCTACAATGAAACGGTGTGGAAATgacattttgaaaatgttaaagGTTGCTACGTCTATTCTTTTTTCTCGATCAATCCTTCAGGTACTAATCTCCAATTGGCCAGTCATATGATCCATTTTCTACTCATTGTTTCTCTTGGTCTTTTTATTGAACTTGAGTTCCTTGTGAATAAAAGTTGCCCATGTGGAGAATATGTTTCATTCGTATGCGACTGTTTCATACAAAGTTGCAGGTGCTAACCATCATCTTGGTAGAATACTCCTTAGATGAAAAATATGATGACAATAGTGAAAGATTACATTACATATAAGccattttcatatttattttcttcttcatattTTCTGGCTGTTATGGTTTGAAGTTTGAACCATGGAATCCATGCATAAGGCTTGGTCTTCCTTCAACATTCATCACTGTGGCGTGAAACACTCTTTCCTTGTTTAGGAGCCAGCATTCcgtgaattaattatattgtataGGGAGGCAAACAGTAAAGGGAAGGCTGAAGATAAAGAGCAGGTTGCTTCCCTTCAGTTGAAGATTTACGAAAGAATTTCAATCCCTGATTTACCGGTATAATTTTCTGTCATGAAATGGCTAAGAAGctttcttattttcttcttgtacagtaagatatatatattgtttgctTTCTGCTGATTCTTCTAATTGCGAGCCAGTTGATTctgaacattttatttatttatttatttcctgcAGGTTGTTTTTCCACACAAAAAGTTGTCTTTCAGGATTCTGGACACAGTATGTGTagcttcatcttcattcttgttTCAAAGGCTCTCAAGTCTGGATTCATGTTGAAATAtgcattttgttttgtttaggtACGGTTGGATATTGCCTCAGTATTGGGGCTTTTAGCCTTTGTCATAAATTACAAATTTGAGAACATTCTATCATCCCCGTAAGTTTGAACCTTTTTTTTGTGCTTGTTCTGCCTTATTATTAAGGTTTCGTCGTGATGTAATGATACATACTCCTTTAATACAGATCAGCACTTCTTCTAGATGTGATCACCACCAGTACTCTCATATTATACGTGACCCGCGTGGCTTTTGGATACAAACAGACATGGGATAGGTATCAAGTAAGTTTATCATATGTTTCGTCATCTTTGATAGTGTGTTTTATATGGTAATGTTCACGCTTATTTTGTCACGAGTTTATTAAGTATTGGGTACTTGCTTTATTGCAGCTTCTTGTCAATAGAACACTTTATGAGAAAACACTAGCCAGCGGATTTGGCTCAGTTTACTTTCTCCTGGATGCTTCTGAACAACAGCAGGTAGGTTAGTGGTACTCTGTTTCTGGCTAAATTATATACATGAATGCTTAATAGGACAAATATACCCTTAAACTACTTTAACTAGTACAAAATTTGTACCCGTTAAGGTGTTCACTGTGtgtatatgtttttttcttcttcttttcttagTAAGCTGCTATAAATCAGAATGATCATATCTTATGATTCTTCTTACACTGATCTTCCAATTGTACATTCTATTGCTTCTATTCTATGGGCAGTACAAGGAGGCTATATTGGCTTATGCTATGCTACTTAAAGCTGAAAATAGCAAGGTTTGTGGCTTTGAAAAGTTTTTCTAGAAGGTCTTATTTTTGTTCTAGCAATTCATCATATCCTGCATGggtatcaatatatttatttggtttttttgtATTGTGTTTCTCAACTGCAGGCAATATGTGAAGCAAGCATCAAAGACCAATGTGAGAGGTTTATGTACAACACAATGGGAGAAAAGGTGGAGGAAGAATCtttgtcattttatttcattgtcTCTTTATGTTGTTTGAGGCTTTTTATGTGATGCAGGTTGAAATGCCAATTGACAAAGCTTTGAATACTCTGGTGAGACTAGGTCTTGTAACCGAAGAAAATAATGTTGATCACGAGAGAATGTTCAATGCTGTTCCGTGTGCCACCGCTTATAACATCCTTAAACAACATTGGAATCTCTTGCTTCATGACAGTGGATGATTTGGAAATACAGTTTCTTATCCAGATGTACATTTATAACGATTTTATTACACTGATATTCTAAAAATTTCTCAAACCACAGATAATTCCGTAGAATACAAGCATGCATTTGAACACCGACAAGAAATCTTTGCAACCACAAAGGAAATTTTTGAACTAAAATAAGAAGCAAGTAAATGGACAACATGCCATCTAAAATGTTGTTAACAATCTAGACAGAATCTTCTAAGATGTTTTAAAGCCACTCCTTAGGGTTGATGCAGGCATCTAGAAGTTTCCATTCTTCACTGCCTTCTTCTGGTTGctgaattatattattattattatgatttcaTGTTAGTATACCAAGGGCACAATAAATACTCTAAATAATagcataaatatttaaatgaagaaatttggaaagTCATAAGAATGTGTGATTGTTCCAAAATGAGTTAACATGCAAGAAAATTGATTATCAATCCTTAAAAATGGTTTATCAAAAACGTTTCGTTATTGCTAATTTTAGTAAAGAGAAattcattttcttcaaaaaaaaatgtagtcAGAACAAAGTTTAAGAGCTTACATGATCGTATTCCCATCTGCAAGTTAACGGAAGAGAAACAAGAATACTCTCTATCCGACCTCCAGTCTTGAGGCCAAATGTAGTTCCACGATCATAAACCTACCCGCAATCATCCAACAGGTCAAGATATATATAACTGTTAAGtaataaacaaactaaaaatAGTCGATTTTATACCAAATTGAATTCGACATAACGGCCTCTCCTTAATTGCTGCCATTCCTTGTGCTGATCTGTGAAAGCTGTGTCTTTCCTCTTCTCTACTATAGGTATATATGCTGGAATTACAGAATTTGCACATTCTGCAAGGAAAATATAATAAGTATTTGAATCAATAAAGCTCGAATTGAGAACAATAAGTGTACCTGTTGCAAATGAAAGAAGCATCTCCTGGTCATAGTTATTCAGATCGTCAAAGAATATTCCTCCAAGCCCTCGCCTTTCTCCTCGGTGCTGCATATCAAATAACAGAAACAATGTCTATTGAAAGATTTGTCACAGATAAGGGATTTTCTTTGAAAGATTTAAGTAAAAACTCATACATACCTTAATGTAAAAGTAGTCGTCGCACCATTTCTTGAATCGGGGGTAGAAACTCGAGTCAAATTTGTCACATGCGCTCTTTTGGACCTATAGCAAGATCAGGTTTACTCCCACGACATGCATTGGCAAACAAAGAAAGCATAAAcgaataaaaacattcaaacatCCAAGGGGAGGTCATTATGTACCGAGTGAAAGTGTTTAACGTCCTCCTCAAATATGTATGCAGGTGTTAGATCAGTACCACCACCAAACCACCATTGTCTAGGTGCACCAGGAGCATCTGAAACTCGAAATGTAGGTGTTAACTAAAGAATTCAAATAAGAGTCGCGAAATCTGGAGTTGCGTTAATTATACCTTTGGGAGCATCTGTTTCAAAGTACCGATAGTTGAAATGTATGGTTGGGGCAAATGGATTCTTTGGATGTAAAACCTAAAGTACACATTCCAGAATGatagacagacagacagacagacagacagacaggtgaaaattttcatttttgttagaTGTTTCTGCAAAATTAAGCATAAACAGTGATAGAAATTGAACCAATTAAGCAGCAAAAACTGAAAGAGAAaacgagagagagagagagagagagaggtgtTACCGACCGAGCTGACTCCGGCGGCGAAAAAAGGAATAGGTCCAGGCTTATGATGATCAGATGAATCACCGGTGACAGGCTTGGCAGCTCTATAAGCATCAGGAGGCATAATTCCGTAAACAACCGATACATTAACACCTGCCTTTTCAAAAACAGCGCCATCCTGTAACACTCGGCTGATACCGCCTCCACCTCCAGGCCTCGACCATACGTCCTCCTTGAACTTGCCGGTTCCGTCAAGAGCCTCAATGGCAGCGCAAACACTATCCTGCGTCTCCCTTATCATTTTCTCAAACCGAGCCCTAACGCTAGAACCGGGATCCGCGTCGGAGAGTGGACGACCGTCTGATTCCCGGAGAAACGTATCCGGCCTTTCGTTGACCATGGTTTCCTTCTCGATAACCGTGGAAGAGGTGGACGATGGAGAAGATGCTTGAGCTCTCCATTTAGATTTGTTGTCTGCTGATGCTGATGCAAGTGTTGTTAACATCCTGGTTGtccgaagaagaagatgtggAATTTGAATCCGATTAGCAGCAGCAGCAGTAGTAGTAGTAGCTTGGTTAAattgaaaagaagaagaagaatgaagaaaaCGACGAGAAGCTATATCAGGGCCTGCAGACAATGAAAATGTGATGGCCGACATTGCAATTGCGATGAACTACTTCaccgatgaagaagaagatccaaaactctatttcttcttctcccTCCACCTGATCGAGAGAttaaagaagagagagagaagagagagaaagagtggAATCCACAATCCTTATCAATAGAACCAAAATTTCTAAAGCTTCTTATTGGTGTGATGTTTTATCCATTCATGTTTCCTCTTTCCTTTCGGATTCAAGTTAAacccatccatccatccatcatTCTTACCCACCCGACTGATTGAATGAATCAATGAAATATTCAAGACAACATTTCTAATATCTTATCCTTTAcgatgttaaattttttttatataagattctAGGATCAATAACTCACAATCTTACCTAAAATAAAGTCAACAAAACCCAAATGAGAGCCTAACTTAAATAAgacaaaaatatatgaaaaatattaagcAAATAACTGTGGTTAGCTTTCAAGGTCACAAAACCTGATTTTAGCCGAGAGGTGAACCATACTGGTCGAACATTACACAATATGTCGATCCTTGGTCTCCAGGTGCAGCAAACATCGGTCCCAGGTGCAGTAGATAGTATCTGTCCCAGGTGTAGCAAACAACATTAGTCCCAAGTGTAGCAGACAACATCCATCTCAAGTGTAGTAGAAAATATCGGTCCCAGGTGCAATAGACAGTATCAGTCACATGTGCACACCAGGTTCAAATTCTCGGTCGTAGGTGAGCAGCAACGGTCCTCGACTCATCGGGTGCATCAGACGTCGATCTCAGTCTTCAGCAGCAGCATGTGAAAGTTCTCGGTCCTAAGTGAGCAGTAGAGTCGGTCTCTGGTCAACATCAGGGGTCCTCGCGTATAGCAAAATGCGACCCTCGGTCCTCAACAGTAGCAAGCATCAGTCTTGGGTTCATCAGGTGCAATGGACGTCGGTCTTAGCCTTCAACAACAACAAGTGTAGATCCTCGGTCTCCTATTGGGTGCAGAAAATATGACTGACAACATGTGCATGAACTCTTAGTCATAGGATAGCATCGGGAAACGTAACTAGCAATAGGTCCATTCTCTCGGTCCTATGTCAGCATCAGGTGCAAAAAATACAGCCAACAACAGATCCATTTTTCTAGTCCAAGCTGAGCCACAAGTTTCCATCGGGTGCTGAAAATGTGACCAGCAACAAGTCCATTCTTACGATCCTGGGTTAGCATCGGGTGTAGAAATTTGACCAGCAACAGTCCTCGGGTGAACCCTTCCCTCGGCCAGAAGAAGGTTCAACAGTACACTTTGGGTCCTAAGCGTCAGAAAAACTAGCCGAGAGTAAAGGAGATCCTCGGTCGACTGGCATCCGTGCACGCTCCAGGGTGCCTGTTCTCGGTCGGAGGCTCCTCCAGCGCGCTGCAGGGTTCGCTGTCTCGGTCCTAAGCGTCGCTACAACATAGGGGTTTGTTGTTCTTCTGATTTTCGACATAACCCTGGTAATCCTCCAAATGGATCCTAATTTGGACGAAATACTCCAGAATGGTTATTACACATGAAtgaacatttaaataaaagaaatcgAAACTGTGCAAAATGagacaaattatattattctttttgtttgtgtataaatataatgtaGAAATAACACATCACATTTCAAATGATCTATGatgattgattgattttgtTTAACAATTTGGACATTGTATAGACAGACAGGCAGACAGACACCAccaagaaacaaacaaacaaacaatcaaacattaTCAGGCCAAAAGTCTCTAAAAAAAGCTTGTTCGAATTCCTTCTCTTGCATCTGCTTCTCTAACTCCATTCTTTTCCTCGTCTTTTTTGTTATACCCTTTGCTTTCTGAGAACAAACAGACGAGTTAAATTCAAGCAATGATCATGCATAAGAAAGAAgctattattaataaaacaaggATCAGAAGGAATTACTTTCTCATCAGTTTGATCAGAACTGGGATTTCTTTCTGAATGCTGCtgcttcttcttcatcactttttCAATTGCTCCCAAACCTCGTTTGTTCTTCTTCATATAAGCCCTTATGGGTTCCAGCCTTCCCTGTTACAACTATATATTATGGTGATCACTCATTGAATACATTGATTGAATAATTTCCATTTCATTTAGAAGCTCCAAAAATATTCAAGAAGAAATCTGgcaatttattaaaacattcaaGCAGCACGAATCTACctactataataataatgactGATAAAAGCAGGTAGTATCTCCTAAGTAGATCTCATTAGAAAGGGGGGGAGGACAGAGTTCATTGCACTAAAAGGAACTTCCAATCCGGGAGTGCTTGCTTCAAAAGTGATAATTCAGCAAATACACAGAAACAGAAAGGAAGCGATGATCGATCATTGTAAGAAAATCCCACTAGGAGAGGAGGACAGTGGCAAACCTGCTCAGAAATACCAAGACCCGTGCCTTCTTTCCAACCATGTTTCTTCAGAAGCTGCAAGACAAAAATGAGTAAAAATGGAGGGTAAGGAgtataaaccctaattttcaaataaataaataaataaataaatggataAAGGAAGACCTGAAAACCAATATTGGAGGAGCCAATTGGTGCCTCAACAGAAGATGATGAGGAGGTTGATGCGGCACCACCATCAGTTCCGCCGATACCTACACGACCCAAGTTACCACCACCACCATACTCCTCTCCCATGTAAATTACTACTCAATTAATTGACTTCTTTCCTTTCTTTCCTTCCGCCGCGCCAAACCTACAATCCAAACACGAGCAGAGCAGAACAATCAAATACAATCGTTGATGGCCGTACGTCCTCCTCCGTCCTTTTCTGTTCTTAAACACCGTTTGTTAAACGACGGGCCATCAAGATTATTCAGGCATCACctctgttttattttattttat
This is a stretch of genomic DNA from Impatiens glandulifera chromosome 4, dImpGla2.1, whole genome shotgun sequence. It encodes these proteins:
- the LOC124936627 gene encoding G patch domain and ankyrin repeat-containing protein 1 homolog — encoded protein: MGEEYGGGGNLGRVGIGGTDGGAASTSSSSSVEAPIGSSNIGFQLLKKHGWKEGTGLGISEQGRLEPIRAYMKKNKRGLGAIEKVMKKKQQHSERNPSSDQTDEKKAKGITKKTRKRMELEKQMQEKEFEQAFFRDFWPDNV
- the LOC124936773 gene encoding oxygen-dependent coproporphyrinogen-III oxidase, chloroplastic-like, encoding MSAITFSLSAGPDIASRRFLHSSSSFQFNQATTTTAAAANRIQIPHLLLRTTRMLTTLASASADNKSKWRAQASSPSSTSSTVIEKETMVNERPDTFLRESDGRPLSDADPGSSVRARFEKMIRETQDSVCAAIEALDGTGKFKEDVWSRPGGGGGISRVLQDGAVFEKAGVNVSVVYGIMPPDAYRAAKPVTGDSSDHHKPGPIPFFAAGVSSVLHPKNPFAPTIHFNYRYFETDAPKDAPGAPRQWWFGGGTDLTPAYIFEEDVKHFHSVQKSACDKFDSSFYPRFKKWCDDYFYIKHRGERRGLGGIFFDDLNNYDQEMLLSFATECANSVIPAYIPIVEKRKDTAFTDQHKEWQQLRRGRYVEFNLVYDRGTTFGLKTGGRIESILVSLPLTCRWEYDHQPEEGSEEWKLLDACINPKEWL
- the LOC124936772 gene encoding uncharacterized protein LOC124936772, which encodes MFSSSNTPSFKTWLPLRLSRHSAPTLRILHVRSVSTNDLAVQQHPHLNSLPIIDPPKGKYDPFPPEPAQNSNPPEAAGGGEGDGSISGIQVPRQGYISVPNSELLDSILLMFETVEEVDQFLLLSACLDSVLHAEHKIILEGMRRDFNLIDEIEKKPPQNGGSHEQVVTNDDTVNSTRNDTRRIKEMEEEELEGYNRTNGAEAIFTDFRLDLGYLFGSSTNTFNDSSNKSRIDGASRFQDSFVQLLKNAQFEELSVRDLSLTSALNSDYLLTLPIYVDWKKASESNAIIFRRGYTTERQKGFLIGEKLDYLQSKLLRAIFSTLAKPSRKIGLWINEAIKNANWGHDAQVWIEKVNLWLKELPLLEKKHIASEYIFDSPPEVGKQAENDSPVWLKAQRAVARYEGILSSVGPRGRLLRKLLIWIGIIPSSPTKDFDSDISVPSSEPYLRPSFIPRITLGDIWEPATMKRCGNDILKMLKVATSILFSRSILQEPAFRELIILYREANSKGKAEDKEQVASLQLKIYERISIPDLPVVFPHKKLSFRILDTVRLDIASVLGLLAFVINYKFENILSSPSALLLDVITTSTLILYVTRVAFGYKQTWDRYQLLVNRTLYEKTLASGFGSVYFLLDASEQQQYKEAILAYAMLLKAENSKAICEASIKDQCERFMYNTMGEKVEMPIDKALNTLVRLGLVTEENNVDHERMFNAVPCATAYNILKQHWNLLLHDSG
- the LOC124936165 gene encoding methionine aminopeptidase 2B-like, whose product is MADSEANEAVLVEGKEVLEDVDDGVSALVQEVDKKVDDLDLDESEDVSGSTTKKKKKKNKSSRKKKEPLQQTDPPSIAIVDLFPSGDFPEGEIQQYKDDNLWRTTSEEKRELERLEKPIYNSIRRAAEVHRQVRKYIRSILKPGMLMIDICETLEDTVRKLISENGLQAGIAFPTGCSLNWVAAHWTPNSGDKTVLQYDDVMKLDFGTHIDGRIVDCAFTVAFNPMFDPLLEASREATNTGIKESGIDVRLCDVGAAIQEVMESYEVEINGKVFQVKSVRNLNGHSIGPYQIHAGKSVPIVKGGEQTKMEEGEFFAIETFGSTGKGHVREDLECSHYMKNFDAGHIPLRLPRAKQLLATINKNFSTLAFCRRYLDRIGETKYLMALKNLCDANVIQPYPPLCDIKGSYVSQFEHTILLRPTCKEVISRGDDGF